The DNA window AGAGTAGAAATTGATTCCCTTCACCttggcatcgactacgaagacctggcaaaagaacaaACAGCAGACCCAGAGATGGCAGACTACAGAAGGGCAGTGACGTCTCTTAAGTGGGTAGGCGTGCCCTTAGGAAACTcaaacacaactctcctctgcgacaccagcacaggccacccCTGCCCCCTAGTACCCGCCTCAATGAGGAAGCAGGCGTTCAACATggtccacggtctctcccatccatcagggcgccCACAGTGCGCCTCATGACTGACCAGTTtatctggcatggcatcaacaaggacgtctgACAGTGGGCAAGAAGTTGCCTCTCATACCAGGcaagcaaaacatcccggcacacagaATCTGGGGTCGGCGACTTCCCTCAGGCCTCGTCGGCGctttggccacatccacatcgatgtcGTCAGGCCTCTTCCACAGTTGGGAAGAGCCAGCTCCACCCGCTATTCCGAGGCAatccccatggaggaggcatcaacagtgtcatgcgcagaggccctcctctccagttggatcagccatttCAGAGTGCTAGACAACGGCATGATCGAGAGGGCGCActgctctcttaaggcagctctcatggcacgttgcatcaacgagaggtggaaggaacagcttccctgggtcctgctgggtctctgcactgCACCAAAAGCAAATGGCaatgcctcccctgctgagaaagtctactgGAAAACACTGGCCAttcctggagaattcttcctgcCATCGACCAATGGCGCCGACacccccctcccgaggttgagggaactcgcacagaagttcaagccctgccacaagaccttcaccgacagaaccaccacctacagcccacctgccTTACAGGCCTGCGCCTATGTCTTTGTCAGGGTGGACACCCGTCGACCGCCCTTAGCCAGGCTCTACAGGGGGTCCCATTGAGTCATCAGGCAGACcaccaaggcatacctccttgacatccatgggcgtgaagactgggtcaccatcaacagactgaagccggcattcctgttggacagcgaagtaatcgaggaggcaggcaggcgctccagagttccccctcagtacctcacGGCAGACACACCCGTCCCCCCACCAAAGCGGGGTCTGGGGTGGCCCAGAGGACACATTGAGCCAACCCCAGGTGTCGGAcccaccccacgcccacagttctccaggaatAGGGGCCCACTCCAACTACCTCAGCGATTGcatgattaatgttgtttcatccaataattgctcctctaattattgtctgggagggggggggagtatttgtaagggcattaaatcgcctctccattcttgtgtttcgctcctcatatgtacattagtcatgtcatatatgttacttgttattatttcagattctttatgtatctcatcgtatgcatcattgtatggcctttctgctgatatatatatatatatatatatatatatatatatatatatatatatatatatatatatatatatatatatatatatatatataaataaataaatatatatatatatatatatatatatatatatatatatatatatatatatatatatatatatatatatatatatatatatatatatatatatatatatatatatatatatatatatatatatatatatatatatatatatatatatttacgttctgTAACACACTATATGTCTTATTATGcccctgttaacaaacacaatttctgtatggacgcagttGGGGCCTCAGGtagcccgctacctttccgtctgctttcctctttataaacacctgtcaagaataataaagaatcagtctttcacttctgacatttcttgaacttCACAACAGCTCAAATGAATGCTCCTAAAGTTCATGCCAGAATGAAagattttgcataattttctttctagCTAAACACACTGTGACCAACCAACTCATGCACACTTCCGGGTCACGCCCATACTACGACTGGGAAGTTCCGTGATGTCACATCGGAACATTCCGTTACACATAATACAGTACAGGTCAATGTTCAAGGATGCTGATATGTactaaatttcaaaagaaaataattttctcagtTTCTAAGGGAATGGGAGTTGACATCGAAACAACTAGGCACTGAAGTAAGCATTCATGGCACCTGAAAAACCATTGAGCGAAAAAACACATGACTGTACAGTTTCATAAGCAGTGGCAAcacattattaatattcatacaaaacatatatatatactatatatattgctacgaatgtctcgaggatacttacttgattctgggcggcaatggatgaaTGCAGGgcgttctttacattatcaagaaatctactgtatttatttcaCATCTGACTCAATACTGGGGCAACTTCGTAAACAAacgaagcaagaaaaatattgtcttaaggccttcttcatgtgagggaagactACAtaaatgacgaattactgggcaggtaataataagggcctgctaaatgaacaAATACTACACAGTATAAATATTCTACACCAATGACGTCTTCATAACAGGAAGCATCGCACAGGAGGTAGCAGGGGTGGCATGCAGCCACTGAACATGGGATTGAGCTGAGTGGATCCACAcccaaggcctatctgcaatatatacaAGAGGGTTCCTTGAAAGAATAATACGGCagtcaaagggaactgagggaatgcacagatggtgccaaataactcagttcaacactaaatgcataattacgttaacactggatgctccaacacaaattactgaagatgATCGAcagtggaaaagaaattaaatcagacagagaaataacaagaattgtgactgactaagaaaccttattccagtgaATAAGAaacctttgtcaagatgatgaTGTCCTAGTTCAATAGGGCACTgatgctggaggagggaattacgggaaatgccactacaaaagtatactggttcgaacctcatGGTCGAACATGTGGCGGGTACAAGGGACAGAcaaaggacatctgtccttgatggagttctgagcgcttctTTCTCTCGATTGCCATTGCATCATCTATTCATAACCTCAGAGATTATGCCTGAGCATCCAGGTAGATGGCAAAAAGGtgaatctttgtcacgttttctatatagcCTACACGGCATCCAGTTAAACCTTGTGGAAGGTTTACCATGGTGGGCCGcgccaattttctctttttttttggctcttCCTTTGCCTGTTGTCTGACGCCGCCAAGAAGGCATGAAGGTGCCCTGGAACCAAGGACTTAGGCaatcatttgaacagagagaagggttaaaggGCTTAACCATTCTGGGGAATGAGggggagagtttatgaaggggtgagtgcaaacccacagttctagtaattaaaactgTGGTAGGCGTaaaggaagtcataggacttatgcAATTGGAATACCTGTccatggcactctgcattggcagaggggattaaagtaaaatggggccttggtaaggcttaaaataaatgtgagtaataatcaaaataaggaagaggaaatgttacAGGACAAGAATAAaagatagagttataaggaaaataaataggtgaaggaccctgatATCCTCTTCTGGATacaggtgccaaagtcttcatagaGAAAAggaatggcactgtgccaggggctctctttaagctacctggaattatccacgcccgtgATATTTTctccacagacctctcttactttgatggtttgtcttggttgGGCAATCGGTGGAACCGAGCAAGGGGAGGGAATTTGAGTGCCGCCTGTTTCCGCTTCTTTGACGGCTgatgcaggggccttctttgcaagctctaccatgatccgtcgcagttccttgagtccATGGGCTATTTGAGACATAGCAGAATTCTTACTCACTGTTGTTTCTGCAGCGGACTAAGACAAAGAGGAAGCGTTCATAGGGGCCGTGAGAGGCTCAAAGTTAAGAACGActagctcaggcacaggttgcgaggctgcacctttgggtgagcttctgctgtggtcggaagaatccatctctcttactaAGATTGGTAGTGGAACCAAGCCGtgagaagagaggggacccggCCTGGGATCTCCTGACTGGAGATTGGggacgtgctctggcactggcactaaggcaaaGTCAGACACTAACATTTGATTTGGAAATTGCTCGTCGTGCTGGACGTacagagcgtggcactgctcaatGCACCCAAATGACACCGGCAGAGATTGTCAATCAagtgtgggatctcctggagggggatctatttggggccctggccCCGGCACTGGGGCATGGCCGGGCAatggaatgggatctggaatcgatcttgatggagggggccactgcacattgcactcaatTGGCATTGGCAGTGGAACGAATgtaggcgtttgaggcttactcgtgcctaatgaatgatttaggggatttggacccctgaattgctgtaacttagatggggactggaagttgTGTCCCAGGAGGaagtcataacctccaggaatgtgtcTTGCTACTGCGAGGTCACAGATTTCAGATCTGTGAGGTCTCGTgaccctcaacttgacagtaggaagtatcatctaaaattgattgataccttcaatcgtgacgtgtttacgtctgttaatggtagctccatggggaactttgtcttcccttatgagggacatttgtgtgccagaatcatcaaatgccttgacctggctggcaggcacctacctcggggaagtgccacatatatgggaccctgggctggaggatcTACGGATGTTGGgttggtgactgccaaggcaagggcgggcATACTTGACTTATCATTATTAgtgcattttgcccattgggcagagtgctcatagactttgcaagcggggcaataagtacagctataatctttacctggcactgtcccattggagggagcaggccctttacccttagtcgacgacccaggtgtggctcattgg is part of the Macrobrachium rosenbergii isolate ZJJX-2024 chromosome 41, ASM4041242v1, whole genome shotgun sequence genome and encodes:
- the LOC136827127 gene encoding uncharacterized protein; the protein is MASTRTSDSGQEVASHTRQAKHPGTQNLGSATSLRPRRRFGHIHIDVVRPLPQLGRASSTRYSEAIPMEEASTVSCAEALLSSWISHFRVLDNGMIERAHCSLKAALMARCINERWKEQLPWVLLGLCTAPKANGNASPAEKVYWKTLAIPGEFFLPSTNGADTPLPRLRELAQKFKPCHKTFTDRTTTYSPPALQACAYVFVRVDTRRPPLARLYRGSH